Proteins encoded by one window of Anopheles maculipalpis chromosome 2RL, idAnoMacuDA_375_x, whole genome shotgun sequence:
- the LOC126557203 gene encoding MICOS complex subunit Mic60 isoform X2, translating into MYRLLVQKALANNSKRPSAQLFAASRSYSGSARGSKLPPFQEAGFGKVLVVLSPILIGGGVVTYAKYDNEFRKTLITNVPALEPVLKTLLQETNPLDEVTKKMDDISKTIGEYTSTITGFFGGGEEEKKQDKKPDLPPITKSKSVHVPVPSPPLPKPEPLNLSDKVPEQPKKKEAAPKVVPAQATATKAAAGSAATAASAKSASAPPKPVVPLSSAGETVPKSISDLEQQVEVAATIAIKQYGQAVDVLKAYTAEVRKVVDESVDKLDSTSWTTLRNRTSARDTALEAAENAADQAKSNIEKLHALLNSREIKCSDELKDKARQNIAAYLEHLKKAKEEVYVARDLASLGEKYWKRVEAARNYFVDEMESLFPGINLSERKLNLSKDELDLFILHAYTQVVAHQKELQKLQIEGDQSLRRALEAVRGSDQSEEVKSRLEYEIAKETLRLNLLNQKKLLRARAELEQQMREQMKRQTEAHIDHLKDALTQKEVEMKRKFQRELDEKITTEQASYKLQLAAMLGKLKGIHNALAEHADAEKSAHQAQALWGACQSLWSSIRAGQPGKSWRDQLRPLQDEIAAVARSAEGDELVTVVLKGLPETAVKRGVYPEDALRERFLKVEEVSRRLALIPAEGARLPMYLLSYLQAALIARPDKPISQDELENKPFDFSKLDTYDILNRARYWLDRGDLVKTVQYVNLLQGAPRKAALEWLNEARLLLETQQAASTLMAHAAASGVRFL; encoded by the exons ATGTATCGTTTGCTGGTGCAGAAGGCGCTCGCGAACAATTCGAAA cGACCGTCCGCCCAGCTGTTCGCCGCCAGTCGATCGTACAGTGGAAGCGCACGAGGATCCAAACTGCCACCGTTTCAGGAGGCAGGATTCGGAAAGGTGCTAGTGGTCCTATCGCCAATACTTATTGGAGGAGGAGTTGTAACGTACGCCaa GTACGATAATGAATTCCGTAAAACCTTAATTACGAATGTTCCTGCGCTGGAACCGGTGCTAAAGACGCTGCTGCAGGAGACGAACCCTCTGGATGAGGTTACCAAAAAGATGGACGACATTAGCAAAACCATCGGCGAGTACACTTCGACCATTACCGGCTTCTTCGGTGGCGGAGAGGAGGAAAAGAAGCAGGACAAAA AGCCTGATCTGCCGCCCATCACCAAGTCTAAATCGGTTCACGTACCGGTACCATCGCCACCGCTACCAAAACCGGAACCCCTCAATCTTTCCGACAAGGTACCGGAACAaccgaaaaagaaggaagcggCACCGAAAGTCGTTCCCGCGCAGGCAACAGCTACCAAAGCTGCCGCCGGTAGTGCGGCAACAGCTGCTTCAGCCAAAAGTGCTTCAGCACCTCCGAAGCCGGTGGTTCCCCTATCATCTGCCGGCGAAACGGTACCGAAATCCATCAGCGATCTTGAACAACAGGTTGAGGTGGCTGCTACGATCGCCATCAAGCAGTACGGACAAGCTGTCGACGTGCTGAAAGCATACACCGCTGAGGTCCGTAAGGTGGTAGACGAATCGGTTGACAAACTAGACTCGACCAGCTGGACCACGCTGCGCAACCGTACCAGTGCACGCGATACCGCTCTTGAGGCTGCGGAAAATGCGGCTGATCAAGCGAAGTCCAACATTGAGAAACTACACGCCCTGCTGAACAGCCGCGAGATCAAGTGTTCGGACGAGTTGAAGGACAAAGCTAGACAGAATATTGCCGCTTATCTGGAGCATCTGAAGAAGGCAAAGGAAGAAGTGTACGTGGCCCGTGATCTTGCATCGCTCGGTGAAAAGTACTGGAAGCGTGTGGAGGCGGCCCGGAACTACTTTGTCGATGAGATGGAATCCCTCTTCCCGGGCATTAATTTGTCCGAGCGTAAGCTAAACCTTTCGAAGGATGAGCTTGATCTGTTCATACTGCATGCCTACACGCAAGTGGTCGCACACCAGAAGGAGTTGCAAAAGCTACAGATCGAGGGCGATCAAAGTCTACGCCGTGCGCTGGAAGCAGTACGAGGTTCGGATCAGAGCGAAGAAGTGAAGTCGCGGCTAGAGTATGAGATTGCGAAGGAAACGCTTAGGCTAAATTTGCTCAATCAGAAAAAGCTGTTGCGTGCGCGGGCCGAGCTGGAGCAGCAGATGCGTGAGCAGATGAAGCGTCAAACGGAGGCACATATCGACCATCTGAAGGATGCGCTCACCCAGAAGGAGGTTGAGATGAAGCGAAAGTTTCAGCGTGAGCTGGACGAGAAGATTACGACGGAACAGGCGAGCTACAAGCTGCAGCTGGCGGCTATGTTGGGCAAATTGAAGGGTATCCACAATGCATTGGCCG AGCACGCGGATGCGGAAAAAAGCGCACACCAAGCACAGGCGCTCTGGGGTGCGTGCCAATCGCTGTGGTCTTCGATTCGTGCCGGTCAACCGGGAAAATCGTGGCGCGATCAACTGCGCCCACTACAGGATGAAATAGCGGCCGTTGCACGTTCTGCCGAAGGTGACGAACTGGTGACGGTCGTGTTGAAAGGCTTGCCAGAAACAGCCGTCAAGCGAGGAGTCTATCCGGAGGATGCGTTACGCGAACGTTTCCTAAAGGTGGAAGAAGTTTCGCGACGGTTGGCCCTCATTCCCGCCGAAGGTGCCCGGCTACCGATGTATCTGCTTTCCTACCTGCAAGCCGCTCTTATCGCACGTCCCGACAAGCCGATCTCGCAAGACGAGCTTGAGAACAAACCGTTCGACTTTAGCAAGCTGGACACGTACGACATTTTGAACCGCGCCCGATACTGGCTCGATCGAGGCGATCTGGTAAAAACGGTACAGTACGTAAATCTGCTGCAAGGCGCACCACGGAAAGCCGCGCTCGAGTGGTTGAACGAGGCACGATTGCTGCTGGAAACGCAACAAGCTGCCAGTACGCTGATGGCGCATGCCGCCGCCAGTGGTGTCCGATTCCTGTGA
- the LOC126557203 gene encoding MICOS complex subunit Mic60 isoform X1, producing the protein MYRLLVQKALANNSKRPSAQLFAASRSYSGSARGSKLPPFQEAGFGKVLVVLSPILIGGGVVTYAKYDNEFRKTLITNVPALEPVLKTLLQETNPLDEVTKKMDDISKTIGEYTSTITGFFGGGEEEKKQDKKPDLPPITKSKSVHVPVPSPPLPKPEPLNLSDKVPEQPKKKEAAPKVVPAQATATKAAAGSAATAASAKSASAPPKPVVPLSSAGETVPKSISDLEQQVEVAATIAIKQYGQAVDVLKAYTAEVRKVVDESVDKLDSTSWTTLRNRTSARDTALEAAENAADQAKSNIEKLHALLNSREIKCSDELKDKARQNIAAYLEHLKKAKEEVYVARDLASLGEKYWKRVEAARNYFVDEMESLFPGINLSERKLNLSKDELDLFILHAYTQVVAHQKELQKLQIEGDQSLRRALEAVRGSDQSEEVKSRLEYEIAKETLRLNLLNQKKLLRARAELEQQMREQMKRQTEAHIDHLKDALTQKEVEMKRKFQRELDEKITTEQASYKLQLAAMLGKLKGIHNALAEIDTEMKEHADAEKSAHQAQALWGACQSLWSSIRAGQPGKSWRDQLRPLQDEIAAVARSAEGDELVTVVLKGLPETAVKRGVYPEDALRERFLKVEEVSRRLALIPAEGARLPMYLLSYLQAALIARPDKPISQDELENKPFDFSKLDTYDILNRARYWLDRGDLVKTVQYVNLLQGAPRKAALEWLNEARLLLETQQAASTLMAHAAASGVRFL; encoded by the exons ATGTATCGTTTGCTGGTGCAGAAGGCGCTCGCGAACAATTCGAAA cGACCGTCCGCCCAGCTGTTCGCCGCCAGTCGATCGTACAGTGGAAGCGCACGAGGATCCAAACTGCCACCGTTTCAGGAGGCAGGATTCGGAAAGGTGCTAGTGGTCCTATCGCCAATACTTATTGGAGGAGGAGTTGTAACGTACGCCaa GTACGATAATGAATTCCGTAAAACCTTAATTACGAATGTTCCTGCGCTGGAACCGGTGCTAAAGACGCTGCTGCAGGAGACGAACCCTCTGGATGAGGTTACCAAAAAGATGGACGACATTAGCAAAACCATCGGCGAGTACACTTCGACCATTACCGGCTTCTTCGGTGGCGGAGAGGAGGAAAAGAAGCAGGACAAAA AGCCTGATCTGCCGCCCATCACCAAGTCTAAATCGGTTCACGTACCGGTACCATCGCCACCGCTACCAAAACCGGAACCCCTCAATCTTTCCGACAAGGTACCGGAACAaccgaaaaagaaggaagcggCACCGAAAGTCGTTCCCGCGCAGGCAACAGCTACCAAAGCTGCCGCCGGTAGTGCGGCAACAGCTGCTTCAGCCAAAAGTGCTTCAGCACCTCCGAAGCCGGTGGTTCCCCTATCATCTGCCGGCGAAACGGTACCGAAATCCATCAGCGATCTTGAACAACAGGTTGAGGTGGCTGCTACGATCGCCATCAAGCAGTACGGACAAGCTGTCGACGTGCTGAAAGCATACACCGCTGAGGTCCGTAAGGTGGTAGACGAATCGGTTGACAAACTAGACTCGACCAGCTGGACCACGCTGCGCAACCGTACCAGTGCACGCGATACCGCTCTTGAGGCTGCGGAAAATGCGGCTGATCAAGCGAAGTCCAACATTGAGAAACTACACGCCCTGCTGAACAGCCGCGAGATCAAGTGTTCGGACGAGTTGAAGGACAAAGCTAGACAGAATATTGCCGCTTATCTGGAGCATCTGAAGAAGGCAAAGGAAGAAGTGTACGTGGCCCGTGATCTTGCATCGCTCGGTGAAAAGTACTGGAAGCGTGTGGAGGCGGCCCGGAACTACTTTGTCGATGAGATGGAATCCCTCTTCCCGGGCATTAATTTGTCCGAGCGTAAGCTAAACCTTTCGAAGGATGAGCTTGATCTGTTCATACTGCATGCCTACACGCAAGTGGTCGCACACCAGAAGGAGTTGCAAAAGCTACAGATCGAGGGCGATCAAAGTCTACGCCGTGCGCTGGAAGCAGTACGAGGTTCGGATCAGAGCGAAGAAGTGAAGTCGCGGCTAGAGTATGAGATTGCGAAGGAAACGCTTAGGCTAAATTTGCTCAATCAGAAAAAGCTGTTGCGTGCGCGGGCCGAGCTGGAGCAGCAGATGCGTGAGCAGATGAAGCGTCAAACGGAGGCACATATCGACCATCTGAAGGATGCGCTCACCCAGAAGGAGGTTGAGATGAAGCGAAAGTTTCAGCGTGAGCTGGACGAGAAGATTACGACGGAACAGGCGAGCTACAAGCTGCAGCTGGCGGCTATGTTGGGCAAATTGAAGGGTATCCACAATGCATTGGCCG AGATTGATACCGAAATGAAAG AGCACGCGGATGCGGAAAAAAGCGCACACCAAGCACAGGCGCTCTGGGGTGCGTGCCAATCGCTGTGGTCTTCGATTCGTGCCGGTCAACCGGGAAAATCGTGGCGCGATCAACTGCGCCCACTACAGGATGAAATAGCGGCCGTTGCACGTTCTGCCGAAGGTGACGAACTGGTGACGGTCGTGTTGAAAGGCTTGCCAGAAACAGCCGTCAAGCGAGGAGTCTATCCGGAGGATGCGTTACGCGAACGTTTCCTAAAGGTGGAAGAAGTTTCGCGACGGTTGGCCCTCATTCCCGCCGAAGGTGCCCGGCTACCGATGTATCTGCTTTCCTACCTGCAAGCCGCTCTTATCGCACGTCCCGACAAGCCGATCTCGCAAGACGAGCTTGAGAACAAACCGTTCGACTTTAGCAAGCTGGACACGTACGACATTTTGAACCGCGCCCGATACTGGCTCGATCGAGGCGATCTGGTAAAAACGGTACAGTACGTAAATCTGCTGCAAGGCGCACCACGGAAAGCCGCGCTCGAGTGGTTGAACGAGGCACGATTGCTGCTGGAAACGCAACAAGCTGCCAGTACGCTGATGGCGCATGCCGCCGCCAGTGGTGTCCGATTCCTGTGA
- the LOC126558575 gene encoding thioredoxin domain-containing protein translates to MLKVILFTLLALTGICRGAETSLETVSEDDLVKKFHSHNNFIVLFSKPNCPDCDKLESILSKLKQEIEDNLQAHSVKAVSSSMARLYSPSKEPAVVYFRHGVPLLYDGPIEEDALIGKLVQNKDPNVKELSDETFEHLTQASSGATTGDWFIMFYTTNCVDCQRLTAVWEAVAADLKTRMNVARVQKDGTGSETANRFQVKKVPDFIFLRQGKYYRYEISKYDIKSFVTFAQDWYRNAKAERVPVPLSPFDNLVELAVKYLKDMPELYAKLYKDYPMLVYAFAAGLLFIVIGFALAIILAIVTRCKAASRAKKETIKKAK, encoded by the exons ATGCTCAAAGTGATCTTGTTTACGCTTCTTGCTCTTACCGGCATTTGCCGTGGAGCGGAAACCAGCCTCGAGACTGTTAGTGAAGATGATCTCGTCAAGAAGTTCCACAGCCATAACAACTTTATCGTGCTGTTCT CCAAACCAAACTGTCCCGATTGTGACAAGTTGGAGAGCATTCTTTCCAAGCTGAAGCAAGAAATTGAGGACAATCTGCAGGCACATTCTGTGAAGGCGGTAAGCAGCTCGATGGCGCGACTGTACAGTCCCAGCAAGGAACCGGCGGTGGTGTACTTTCGCCACGGTGTTCCGCTGTTGTACGATGGGCCGATCGAGGAGGATGCGCTGATTGGCAAGCTGGTACAGAATAAGGATCCGAACGTGAAGGAACTTTCCGACGAAACGTTTGAACATCTTACCCAAGCGTCCAGTGGTGCTACTACTGGGGATTGGTTCATTATGTT CTATACAACGAATTGTGTCGACTGTCAGCGATTAACGGCCGTGTGGGAAGCGGTGGCGGCTGATCTAAAAACACGTATGAATGTTGCCCGTGTGCAAAAAGATGGAACGGGAAGCGAAACGGCTAATCGCTTTCAGGTTAAAAAAGTACCAGATTTCATTTT CTTGCGGCAGGGAAAATACTATCGCTACGAAATTAGCAAGTACGACATCAAATCATTTGTTACATTCGCCCAGGATTGGTACCGCAATGCAAAGGCTGAACGAGTCCCGGTTCCACTGTCACCATT CGATAATCTCGTGGAATTGGCCGTAAAGTATCTGAAGGACATGCCCGAACTGTACGCCAAGCTGTACAAAGATTATCCTATGCTGGTTTACGCATTTGCCGCGGGATTGTTGTTCATTGTCATTGGTTTTGCTCTGGCCATCATACTAGCTATAGTGACGCGCTGCAAAGCAGCATCACGAGCAAAGAAGGAAACgatcaaaaaagcaaaatag
- the LOC126557258 gene encoding uncharacterized protein LOC126557258, producing the protein MRAKFPCDENSHAQHDRLLAVWKTCEKIRPLLEPVAEKLRLQFQHEDACHSGTIPVYLFANILFCHLGETLNREQVCEIAEYFSATAGRTSYDQFCDVLFGKVAKHDHDAQNTPDRLSVYEHRKLSLTLMSIAKALRYREQVLMPYFEDYTLTTNSNSFCTIRYATRVLYYLGVTLAKSDTELLVKRFSTNGHNFHYRAFIEEIDQLFRYLDAHDGALDREKDDSAVPPKVIHTQLSPLDRSEVGSLSVSDMIGKRVAFHPCLVPARKDYGPEELLLRIQRHIWNSSISMKEFFQQYDQLRCGWLSKTVFIRCLDAIGLSALDRLPLSEREIKQLCERYADPNDPCKIHWTAFVDEMNHVFTERHLDKGPFKPIESPPQPVKNLPHAGKQQLASEVFKDAQRLVAKLKDKITCHGLLIEPMFKDFDTHRNGHVSCSQAREVFSTGGIHLEEQEAYLLDRLYGDAVGFDYDQFLKDIEVIKPPIAEDIQAYRKVIERINKDTVQQPVPTHWEKDIVRVLAKVKAQAVRRRLRLVDFMQGFDPLNHHRISDVQFCRGLATASVQLTPNEMQLICEYFRTPTCQTVDYKRFCDTIAEVDYQPYLERAPLLVPCSHFPADEQPVNFLNFHERTIVSKVLQKLARHADIVSNLGSLLKDFDSQNVGHLGRNQFLRALATRDLHTRISSREFEMLCKYFAVEVGYRQEFNYRAFLEALDYLYTNREVHPF; encoded by the exons ATGAGAGCCAAATTTCCCTGTGACGAGAATTCGCACGCCCAG CATGATCGTCTATTGGCCGTTTGGAAGACGTGCGAAAAAATACGACCACTGCTCGAACCCGTCGCAGAAAAATTGCGTCTCCAGTTCCAACATGAAGATGCGTGCCATTCCGGAACCATTCCGGTGTACCTGTTTGCTAACATACTATTCTGTCATTTGGGAGAAACCCTCAACAGAGAGCAAGTCTGTGAAATTGCGGAATATTTTAGCGCCACTGCAGGCCGTACATCGTACGATCAGTTTTGCGACGTCCTGTTTGGTAAGGTGGCCAAGCACGATCATGACGCTCAAAATACTCCCGATCGTTTGTCCGTGTACGAGCATCGTAAGCTATCCCTGACCCTGATGTCGATAGCCAAAGCGTTGCGCTATCGGGAGCAAGTCCTTATGCCTTACTTTGAGGACTATACGCTGACGACAAACTCGAACTCCTTCTGCACCATCCGCTACGCCACACGTGTACTTTATTACCTAGGCGTGACGCTAGCAAAGTCCGATACTGAGCTACTCGTTAAGCGCTTTTCTACCAATGGCCATAATTTCCACTATCGGGCGTTCATAGAAGAAATAGATCAACTGTTTCGTTATTTAGATGCACACGATGGTGCACTCGATCGTGAAAAGGACGATTCCGCAGTTCCTCCCAAAGTAATACACACCCAACTGTCCCCGTTAGATCGTTCTGAAGTTGGATCATTATCGGTATCTGATATGATCGGTAAACGCGTTGCATTCCATCCCTGTTTAGTACCGGCTCGCAAAGACTACGGCCCGGAAGAACTACTGTTGCGTATTCAGCGTCATATTTGGAATAGTTCCATCAGCATGAAGGAGTTTTTCCAACAGTACGATCAGCTGCGATGTGGTTGGCTTTCTAAAACCGTATTCATTCGCTGCTTGGACGCGATAGGACTTTCGGCACTCGATCGATTGCCGCTGAGTGAAAGAGAAATCAAACAGCTTTGTGAGCGATATGCCGATCCGAATGATCCTTGCAAAATTCATTGGACAGCTTTTGTAGATGAAATGAATCATGTATTTACCGAACGCCATCTCGACAAGGGACCCTTCAAACCGATCGAAAGTCCTCCGCAACCAGTGAAGAATTTACCACATGCTGGGAAGCAACAACTTGCGTCGGAAGTATTCAAGGATGCACAACGGCTTGTGGCCAAgttaaaagataaaattacCTGCCACGGATTGTTGATCGAACCTATGTTTAAAGATTTCGATACACATCGTAATGGACACGTCAGCTGCAGCCAAGCTCGAGAAGTCTTTTCGACTGGTGGCATTCATTTAGAGGAACAGGAAGCATATTTGCTCGACAGACTTTACGGAGATGCAGTGGGATTTGATTATGATCAGTTTTTGAAAGACATCGAAGTGATAAAACCTCCCATCGCGGAAGACATACAGGCGTACCGGAAAGTTATCGAGCGTATCAACAAGGATACGGTACAACAGCCGGTTCCGACGCACTGGGAAAAAGATATCGTTCGAGTGTTGGCAAAAGTGAAGGCACAAGCTGTAAGGCGTCGCTTACGGTTGGTTGATTTTATGCAAGGGTTTGACCCCCTGAATCACCACCGTATCAGTGATGTGCAGTTTTGTAGAGGACTTGCAACGGCCAGTGTTCAGCTAACACCAAACGAGATGCAACTGATATGTGAATATTTCCGCACACCTACCTGTCAGACGGTGGACTATAAACGGTTCTGTGATACTATTGCCGAAGTTGACTATCAACCGTACCTTGAGAGAGCACCACTGTTGGTACCGTGTAGCCATTTCCCGGCCGACGAACAACCGGTGAATTTCTTAAACTTTCACGAACGAACCATCGTCTCCAAGGTGCTACAGAAGCTTGCCAGGCATGCGGATATTGTGTCAAACTTGGGATCACTGTTGAAAGATTTCGATTCGCAAAATGTTGGTCATTTAGGTCGAAACCAGTTCCTTCGAGCATTGGCGACACGTGATTTGCATACGCGTATCTCCAGCCGTGAGTTTGAAAtgctttgtaaatattttgctgTGGAAGTTG gatATCGGCAGGAATTTAACTACCGTGCGTTCCTGGAAGCCTTGGATTACTTGTACACGAATCGAGAAGTTCATCCATTTTGA
- the LOC126559335 gene encoding transmembrane protein 203 — protein MSEEVEIKTYFKLVDVVKWIGITQFEILVNLIAFLVFTIVLTVKASSGELTGTLTVNQWLTVFSPMFCGDFCNIYFCIIVGIRMYLGNKHRQAMHRLVWSIPSLLLTAGFKYLVCMKLSGLIQLEYSEVFSPIFVLLQMVAVKACQYNQQS, from the coding sequence ATGTCGGAAGAGGTAGAAATTAAGACTTACTTTAAGCTGGTTGACGTTGTCAAATGGATCGGCATAACGCAGTTCGAAATACTGGTCAACCTGATAGCCTTTCTCGTGTTCACGATCGTGCTCACGGTGAAAGCGTCCAGCGGCGAGCTGACCGGCACACTGACGGTCAACCAGTGGTTGACCGTGTTTTCGCCGATGTTCTGTGGGGATTTCTGTAACATCTACTTCTGCATCATTGTCGGCATACGGATGTACTTGGGCAATAAGCATCGGCAGGCAATGCATCGGTTAGTTTGGAGCATACCATCGCTGCTGCTAACGGCCGGATTCAAGTATCTGGTGTGCATGAAACTGTCCGGTCTGATTCAGCTCGAGTACAGTGAGGTGTTTTCGCCAATCTTTGTACTGCTGCAGATGGTGGCGGTAAAGGCGTGCCAGTACAACCAACAATCCTGA
- the LOC126565525 gene encoding ribonuclease P protein subunit p20 yields the protein MSSTVPGSDGQGPVKKSTEKAERKRDRPDGVGGSTGKGGNTNKFQRKPTDRHMVRNRVLPKYFTRENDIYVTYKSDFTYQFKTCLDILNSPIGEVFLHCTGRAINRGINLALRIKAEFPEAFEYEVNTSQIAITDDLHPLHDEDDFMVQRRMNSCLHIRMYRTIKVKPSAGAEEGTLKTN from the exons ATGTCAAGCACGGTACCCGGTAGCGATGGACAAGGACCAGTGAAAAAGTCCACCGAGAAAGCTGAGCGCAAGCGAGACCGCCCGGACGGTGTTGGTGGCTCCACCGGAAAAGGAGGCAATACCAACAAGTTTCAGCGTAAACCAACCGATCGTCATATGGTTAGAAATCGTGTACTTCCAAAGTACTTTACGCGCGAGAACGACATCTACGTGACATACAAATCCGATTTTACG tATCAATTTAAAACTTGTCTCGATATCCTCAACTCTCCAATTGGGGAGGTGTTTCTCCACTGCACTGGACGCGCGATCAATCGGGGCATAAATCTAGCGCTTAGGATAAAGGCAGAATTTCCCGAAGCGTTCGAGTACGAGGTAAACACGTCCCAGATTGCCATTACGGATGATTTGCATCCGCTGCACGACGAGGACGACTTTATGGTGCAGCGGCGCATGAACTCCTGTCTACACATACGAATGTACCGCACGATTAAGGTGAAACCATCGGCAGGAGCGGAAGAGGGAACACTCAAAACAAACTAA
- the LOC126558805 gene encoding uncharacterized protein LOC126558805: MSDNMAARNLSSSSGGGGGGSHLTPGGTAGGGGLAGGLQHEGSTEDIERQLEALDQESDSDSESLEELEACENIDVVNPDQSAPALDVTTRYTICLFCKKPFQLKKELKKHLFEHMKNLKPMKEKKIVEKKFKCHKCFKTYTEKARAEKHMTKCKKVSKLLLDMSNAGDGRIMGGSEYDAAVAERSNKSSMKSGGKFREPTSPRSLVFDPDAAADSDERWSSVDERRERNQVVHFDERTTKGGGPGSSDESPTSPGTGGHFQKCS, translated from the coding sequence ATGAGCGATAATATGGCAGCACGGAATTTAAGCAGCtcgagtggtggtggtggaggcggaAGCCATTTGACGCCGGGTGGTACAGCAGGAGGAGGAGGGCTAGCCGGTGGGCTACAGCACGAAGGTAGCACGGAGGACATCGAACGACAGCTGGAAGCACTGGATCAGGAAAGTGATTCCGATTCGGAATCGTTGGAGGAGCTGGAAGCATGCGAAAACATTGATGTCGTCAATCCGGACCAATCGGCACCCGCACTCGACGTAACGACACGCTACACTATCTGCCTGTTTTGCAAGAAACCGTTTCAGCTAAAGAAGGAACTCAAAAAACATCTGTTTGAGCACATGAAGAACCTGAAACCgatgaaggaaaagaagaTTGTGGAGAAAAAGTTCAAATGTCACAAATGCTTCAAAACGTACACGGAAAAGGCACGGGCCGAGAAGCACATGACCAAGTGCAAGAAGGTGTCGAAGCTGCTGCTAGATATGAGCAATGCTGGTGACGGCCGGATAATGGGTGGCAGCGAGTATGATGCTGCCGTTGCGGAAAGGAGTAACAAGAGTAGCATGAAGAGTGGTGGCAAATTTCGCGAGCCTACCTCACCACGATCGCTCGTGTTCGATCCGGATGCAGCGGCCGACAGTGACGAGCGTTGGTCGTCGGTCGACGAACGAAGGGAACGCAACCAAGTGGTACACTTTGACGAACGAACAACCAAGGGTGGTGGTCCGGGGAGTTCAGATGAATCGCCCACATCGCCCGGTACCGGTGGACATTTTCAAAAGTGTTCGTAG